A genomic segment from Ramlibacter agri encodes:
- the cueR gene encoding Cu(I)-responsive transcriptional regulator: protein MKPAASAAWPVNIGEAARLSGVSSKMVRHYESLGLLPAVARTDSGYRQYSEAEVHTLRFIKRSRDLGFSMAEIAELVGLWQNRRRASASVRRIAQKHADELGEKIAAMQEMRKTLSHLIHSCQGDERPECPILEDLAR, encoded by the coding sequence ATGAAACCGGCCGCCAGCGCGGCCTGGCCGGTGAACATCGGCGAAGCGGCTCGCCTGTCCGGCGTGTCGAGCAAGATGGTGCGCCACTACGAGAGCCTGGGGCTGCTGCCGGCGGTGGCCCGCACCGACAGCGGCTACCGCCAGTACAGCGAAGCCGAGGTTCACACGCTGCGCTTCATCAAGCGCTCGCGCGACCTCGGCTTCTCGATGGCGGAGATCGCCGAACTGGTGGGCCTGTGGCAGAACCGGCGCCGCGCCAGCGCCAGCGTGCGGCGCATCGCGCAGAAGCACGCCGACGAACTGGGCGAGAAGATCGCCGCCATGCAGGAGATGCGCAAGACGCTGTCACACCTCATTCACAGCTGCCAGGGCGACGAGCGCCCCGAATGCCCGATCCTGGAGGACCTGGCGCGTTAG
- the clsB gene encoding cardiolipin synthase ClsB, translating into MDKRWLTGNQFTLLENGEEFFPRVFACIANARREVIVETFILFEDKVGLQLQEALIAAARRGAQVDVTVDDWGSPEFSERFLADLRNAGVRVHTFNPGIRPFGWRPHLLRRMHRKIAVIDGEAAFVGGINYSADHLGDFGPQAKQDYAVEIRGPLVAEIHRFCHGALAAGHRHMQGKRQWWRRRSQLRQLPDALAPAGNAEAMFVVRDNVNHMDDIERHYRIAIRAARKRIIIANAYFFPGYRFTRDLRRAARRGVDVRLILQGEPDMPFVKTAASMLYHHLLRSGVKIYEYCDRPLHGKVALMDDEWATVGSSNLDPMSLALNLEANVIIRDREFNRTLAANLEKLQCESCNRIELEQLGEQQGWSLLRSFLAYHVTRLYPQWASWLPRHVPRLLPAVPTPALDKP; encoded by the coding sequence ATGGACAAGCGCTGGCTGACCGGCAACCAGTTCACCCTGCTCGAGAACGGCGAGGAATTCTTCCCGCGCGTCTTCGCCTGCATCGCCAATGCGCGGCGCGAGGTGATCGTCGAGACCTTCATCCTGTTCGAGGACAAGGTCGGCCTGCAGCTGCAGGAGGCCTTGATCGCCGCGGCACGGCGCGGCGCCCAGGTGGACGTGACCGTCGATGACTGGGGCTCGCCCGAATTCAGCGAGCGCTTCCTGGCGGACCTGCGCAACGCCGGCGTGCGCGTGCACACCTTCAACCCCGGCATCCGGCCCTTCGGCTGGCGGCCGCACCTGCTGCGGCGCATGCACCGCAAGATCGCCGTGATCGACGGCGAAGCGGCCTTCGTCGGCGGCATCAACTATTCGGCCGACCACCTCGGCGACTTCGGCCCGCAGGCCAAGCAGGACTATGCGGTGGAAATCCGCGGGCCGCTGGTGGCGGAGATCCATCGCTTCTGCCATGGCGCGCTCGCTGCCGGCCACCGCCACATGCAGGGCAAGCGCCAGTGGTGGCGCCGCCGCAGCCAGCTGCGCCAGCTGCCCGATGCGCTCGCACCAGCCGGCAATGCCGAAGCGATGTTCGTGGTGCGTGACAACGTCAACCACATGGACGACATCGAGCGCCACTACCGCATCGCGATCCGCGCCGCACGCAAGCGCATCATCATTGCCAACGCCTATTTCTTCCCGGGCTATCGCTTCACCCGCGACCTGCGGCGCGCGGCCCGGCGCGGCGTAGACGTGCGCCTGATCCTGCAGGGCGAACCCGACATGCCCTTCGTGAAAACGGCGGCCAGCATGCTGTACCACCACCTGCTGCGCTCGGGCGTGAAGATCTACGAGTACTGCGACCGCCCGCTGCATGGCAAGGTGGCGCTGATGGACGATGAATGGGCCACGGTCGGCTCGAGCAATCTCGACCCGATGAGCCTCGCGCTGAACCTCGAGGCGAACGTCATCATCCGCGACCGCGAGTTCAACCGCACGCTGGCGGCGAACCTCGAAAAGCTGCAATGCGAGAGCTGCAACCGCATCGAACTGGAGCAGCTGGGCGAGCAGCAGGGCTGGTCGCTGCTGCGCAGCTTCCTGGCCTACCACGTCACCCGCCTCTACCCGCAATGGGCTTCCTGGTTGCCGCGCCACGTGCCGCGCCTGTTGCCGGCCGTGCCCACGCCGGCGCTGGACAAGCCTTGA
- a CDS encoding Spy/CpxP family protein refolding chaperone, with the protein MKRMQKHLLTAGLLAGIGLSAFAQPAPGGPGGPGEHRPMDPARMQEMRARMEQRMNERMEFFKFKLKITPAQEGAWGAWTAAIKPTGARPQRPDRAEFERLSTPERIDRIRAMRATRQAEMDKRFDATKAFYAQLDPAQRKVFDQESMNMLGGGHRGHEGGGRHHRG; encoded by the coding sequence ATGAAACGCATGCAAAAGCACCTGCTCACCGCCGGCCTGCTGGCAGGCATCGGCCTGTCCGCCTTCGCCCAACCCGCCCCGGGCGGCCCGGGCGGCCCGGGCGAGCACCGCCCCATGGACCCGGCCCGCATGCAGGAAATGCGCGCCCGCATGGAACAGCGCATGAACGAGCGGATGGAGTTCTTCAAGTTCAAGCTGAAGATCACCCCGGCCCAGGAAGGCGCCTGGGGCGCCTGGACGGCGGCCATCAAGCCCACCGGCGCCCGCCCGCAGCGTCCGGACCGCGCCGAGTTCGAGCGCCTGTCCACGCCGGAGCGCATCGACCGCATCCGCGCCATGCGCGCCACGCGCCAGGCCGAAATGGACAAGCGCTTCGACGCCACCAAGGCCTTTTACGCGCAGCTCGATCCCGCACAGCGCAAGGTGTTCGACCAGGAAAGCATGAACATGCTGGGCGGCGGCCACCGCGGCCACGAAGGCGGCGGCCGCCACCACCGCGGCTGA
- the minC gene encoding septum site-determining protein MinC → MTVSLAGRVPATFEIKSASLPLVALLLKSPDLALLAEEFRERFGEMPEFFDGDAMVLDLAPLQGAADIDFPELLKLLRGYKLAPVAVKGGSEEQMAKAHEAGLVKADEVRTVETQKQPQQQPQQAVPPPPPASALVIERPLRSGQQVYARGRDVVVLAMVNPGAEVIADGHIHVYAPLRGKAIAGARGDADARIFTLCLEPELVSIAGVYRTSEVPWPDGLRGKPAQLRLQGEKLVMEPINP, encoded by the coding sequence ATGACCGTTTCACTCGCGGGCCGCGTGCCCGCCACGTTCGAGATCAAGAGCGCGTCGCTGCCGCTGGTCGCGCTGCTGCTGAAGTCACCCGACCTGGCCCTGCTGGCCGAGGAATTCCGCGAACGCTTCGGCGAGATGCCGGAGTTCTTCGACGGCGACGCGATGGTGCTGGACCTGGCGCCGCTGCAAGGCGCGGCCGATATCGACTTTCCGGAGTTGCTGAAGCTGCTGCGCGGCTACAAGCTGGCGCCGGTGGCGGTGAAGGGCGGCAGCGAGGAACAAATGGCGAAGGCGCACGAAGCCGGCCTGGTGAAGGCCGACGAAGTGCGTACCGTCGAAACGCAGAAGCAACCGCAGCAACAGCCGCAACAAGCTGTGCCGCCGCCACCGCCCGCTTCCGCCCTCGTCATCGAGCGCCCGCTGCGCTCTGGCCAGCAGGTCTATGCCCGCGGCCGCGACGTCGTCGTGCTGGCGATGGTGAACCCCGGTGCCGAAGTCATCGCCGACGGCCACATCCATGTTTATGCACCGCTGCGCGGCAAGGCGATTGCCGGCGCACGCGGCGATGCGGACGCCCGCATCTTCACGCTGTGCCTGGAGCCCGAACTGGTCTCCATCGCCGGCGTCTACCGCACCAGCGAAGTACCCTGGCCGGACGGCCTGCGCGGCAAGCCCGCGCAGCTGCGCCTGCAGGGCGAGAAGCTGGTGATGGAACCCATCAACCCCTGA
- a CDS encoding heavy metal translocating P-type ATPase, whose amino-acid sequence MNSSESSSATLDLGVGGMTCASCVARVERALKKVPGVEDASVNLATESARVVFQPAEQMEAQIRRAVRNAGYEPRAPELTRDEDLSPWAGFGPVALGLLLSLPLVLPMMGEPFGLHWMLPAWLQFLLATPVQFVLGARFYKAGWHALKAGSGNMDLLVALGTSAGWGLSMWLWLAEGQMHLYFEASAVVITLVLLGKWLEARAKRQTTSAIRALQALRPEVAHVMLKSGGEADLPLAEVMAGDRLLVLPGERIPADGVVEEGDTHADESMLTGEPLPVAKGQGARLTGGSINGEGRVVMKATAVGGESVLAHIIRLVEDAQAGKAPIQRLVDQVAAVFVPVVVAVALLTLVGWLIAGASLQDALIPAVAVLVIACPCALGLATPAAIMAGTGVAARQGILIKDAQALEIAHRVDTVAFDKTGTLTVGQPRLVAFVPAAGQDEATLLAAAASVQAGSEHPLARAVVGAARERGLELQPAEAVRAVPGRGTEGSVGGAQWRIASLRWLDELGTPLGMLQSEVQRLQGEGATLSALLEGGALRALMAFADEPKPGAAAALAALRARGLRLVMISGDNRAAAQAMGRRLGLAPEEVQAEVLPGDKAQRVAALRAGGHVVAMVGDGVNDAPALAAADVGIAMGTGTDVAMHAAGITLMRGDVALVERALAISHRTVVKIRQNLFWAFAYNVAGIPMAAAGLLSPVVAGGAMALSSVSVLTNALLLKRSR is encoded by the coding sequence ATGAACAGCAGCGAATCTTCCTCCGCGACCCTGGACCTCGGCGTCGGCGGCATGACCTGCGCCTCCTGCGTGGCGCGGGTGGAGCGCGCCTTGAAGAAGGTGCCCGGCGTCGAGGACGCCAGCGTCAACCTGGCCACCGAATCGGCCCGCGTCGTCTTCCAGCCGGCGGAGCAGATGGAGGCGCAGATCCGCCGCGCGGTGCGCAACGCCGGCTACGAACCACGTGCCCCCGAATTGACGCGTGACGAAGACCTTTCGCCCTGGGCCGGTTTCGGGCCCGTGGCGCTGGGCCTGCTGCTGTCGCTGCCGCTGGTCTTGCCGATGATGGGCGAACCCTTCGGCCTGCACTGGATGCTGCCAGCCTGGCTGCAGTTCCTGCTGGCCACGCCGGTGCAGTTCGTGCTGGGCGCGCGCTTCTACAAGGCCGGCTGGCACGCGCTGAAGGCGGGCAGCGGCAACATGGACCTGCTGGTCGCCCTGGGCACCAGTGCGGGCTGGGGCTTGTCGATGTGGCTGTGGCTGGCCGAGGGCCAGATGCACCTGTACTTCGAAGCTTCGGCGGTCGTGATCACGCTGGTGCTGCTTGGCAAATGGCTGGAAGCGCGCGCCAAGCGCCAGACCACGTCGGCCATCCGCGCGTTGCAGGCGCTGCGGCCGGAAGTGGCGCACGTCATGCTGAAAAGCGGGGGTGAAGCCGACCTGCCGCTGGCCGAGGTGATGGCCGGCGACCGGCTGCTGGTGCTCCCAGGCGAACGCATCCCGGCGGACGGTGTGGTGGAAGAGGGCGACACGCACGCCGATGAATCGATGCTCACGGGCGAGCCGCTGCCGGTGGCCAAGGGCCAGGGCGCGCGCCTCACCGGCGGCAGCATCAACGGCGAGGGACGTGTCGTGATGAAGGCCACCGCCGTGGGCGGCGAGAGCGTGCTGGCCCACATCATCCGGCTGGTCGAGGACGCGCAGGCCGGCAAGGCGCCGATCCAGCGCCTGGTGGACCAGGTGGCGGCGGTGTTCGTGCCGGTGGTCGTGGCGGTCGCCCTGCTCACGCTGGTCGGCTGGCTGATCGCCGGCGCCAGCCTGCAGGACGCGCTGATCCCCGCCGTGGCGGTGCTGGTGATCGCCTGTCCCTGCGCGCTGGGCCTGGCCACGCCGGCGGCGATCATGGCCGGGACCGGCGTCGCCGCGCGCCAGGGCATCCTGATCAAGGACGCGCAGGCGCTGGAGATTGCACACCGCGTCGACACCGTCGCCTTCGACAAGACCGGCACCCTGACGGTGGGCCAGCCGCGGCTGGTGGCCTTCGTGCCGGCGGCGGGGCAGGACGAAGCGACGCTGCTGGCCGCGGCGGCCAGCGTGCAGGCGGGCAGCGAGCATCCGCTGGCGCGCGCGGTGGTGGGTGCTGCGCGCGAGCGTGGCCTGGAACTGCAGCCGGCCGAGGCCGTGCGCGCGGTGCCCGGGCGCGGCACCGAAGGCAGCGTGGGCGGCGCGCAGTGGCGCATCGCCAGCCTGCGCTGGCTGGATGAACTGGGCACGCCGCTGGGAATGCTGCAGTCCGAGGTGCAGCGCCTGCAGGGCGAAGGCGCGACGCTGTCCGCGCTGCTCGAAGGCGGCGCGCTGCGCGCGCTGATGGCCTTTGCCGACGAACCCAAGCCTGGTGCCGCCGCGGCCCTTGCGGCCCTGCGTGCGCGCGGCTTGCGCTTGGTCATGATCTCCGGCGACAACCGCGCCGCCGCCCAGGCCATGGGCCGGCGCCTGGGGCTTGCGCCGGAAGAGGTGCAGGCCGAGGTGCTGCCGGGCGACAAGGCGCAGCGCGTGGCGGCCTTGCGCGCCGGCGGCCACGTCGTGGCGATGGTGGGTGACGGCGTCAACGACGCGCCGGCGCTGGCGGCCGCCGATGTCGGCATTGCCATGGGCACGGGAACCGACGTCGCCATGCATGCGGCCGGCATCACGTTGATGCGCGGTGACGTGGCGCTGGTGGAGCGCGCGCTGGCGATCTCGCACCGCACGGTGGTGAAGATCCGCCAGAACCTGTTCTGGGCCTTCGCCTACAACGTGGCCGGCATCCCGATGGCGGCGGCGGGCTTGCTGAGCCCGGTAGTGGCGGGCGGGGCGATGGCATTGTCCAGCGTGAGCGTCCTGACGAACGCGCTGCTGCTGAAGCGATCCCGTTGA
- the minE gene encoding cell division topological specificity factor MinE has product MSLLTFLLGEKKKSASVAKERLQIILAHERSGRNPGGSPDYLPALQRDLVAVISKYVKIDPAHLKVNLERQDNLEVLEVKIELPDAVR; this is encoded by the coding sequence ATGTCCCTGCTGACCTTCCTGCTGGGAGAGAAGAAGAAAAGTGCCAGCGTCGCCAAGGAGCGGCTGCAGATCATCCTCGCCCACGAGCGCAGCGGGCGCAACCCGGGCGGCAGCCCGGACTACTTGCCGGCGCTGCAGCGTGACCTGGTGGCGGTGATCAGCAAGTACGTGAAGATCGACCCCGCCCACCTGAAGGTGAACCTGGAACGCCAGGACAACCTCGAGGTGCTGGAGGTCAAGATCGAGCTGCCTGACGCGGTACGCTGA
- the minD gene encoding septum site-determining protein MinD, whose product MAKIIVVTSGKGGVGKTTTSASFASGLALRGHKTAVIDFDVGLRNLDLIMGCERRVVYDFVNVIHGEATLNQALIKDKHSDNLSVLAASQTRDKEALTKEGVEKVLNDLAAMGFEYIICDSPAGIETGALMAMHFADEALVVTNPEVSSVRDSDRILGMLSSKTKRAIDGKEPVKEHLLITRYNPNRVDAGHMLSLEDIQDILRIPLIGVIPESESVLQASNQGTPAVHLKGTDVSEAYLDVVGRFLGEDKPLRFVDPQKAGLLKRLFGRK is encoded by the coding sequence ATGGCAAAGATCATCGTTGTCACCTCCGGCAAGGGCGGCGTCGGCAAGACGACCACCAGCGCCAGCTTCGCCAGCGGCCTGGCCCTGCGCGGCCACAAGACGGCCGTCATCGACTTCGACGTCGGCCTGCGCAATCTCGACCTGATCATGGGCTGCGAACGCCGCGTGGTCTACGACTTCGTCAACGTGATCCACGGCGAAGCCACGCTGAACCAGGCGCTGATCAAGGACAAGCACAGCGACAACCTGTCGGTGCTGGCCGCCTCGCAGACGCGCGACAAGGAAGCGCTGACCAAGGAAGGCGTCGAGAAGGTCCTGAACGACCTGGCCGCCATGGGCTTCGAGTACATCATCTGCGACTCGCCGGCCGGCATCGAAACCGGCGCGCTGATGGCCATGCACTTCGCCGACGAGGCGCTGGTGGTGACCAACCCCGAAGTGAGCTCGGTGCGCGATTCGGACCGCATCCTGGGCATGCTTTCCAGCAAGACCAAGCGCGCCATCGACGGCAAGGAGCCGGTGAAGGAACACCTCCTCATCACCCGCTACAACCCGAACCGCGTCGACGCCGGCCACATGCTGTCGCTGGAGGACATCCAGGACATCCTGCGCATCCCGCTGATCGGCGTGATTCCCGAAAGCGAGTCGGTGCTGCAGGCCAGCAACCAGGGCACGCCCGCCGTGCACCTGAAGGGCACCGACGTCAGCGAGGCCTACCTGGACGTGGTGGGACGCTTCCTGGGCGAAGACAAGCCGCTGCGCTTCGTCGACCCGCAGAAAGCCGGCCTGCTGAAGCGCCTGTTCGGGAGGAAGTGA
- a CDS encoding acyloxyacyl hydrolase, giving the protein MMKTRNLAPLAAAAMLLLSTLPAHALDLTPSGVEVIGGPGRQGTAQAGAGLLWDWSWRSQHAFLITGQTELILTQWRYDAVNGGKDSLQQITLLPMFRFVPEEGRSPFFLELGIGATYLTQHFETPHKEFGSQWNFYDTLGGGYRFGTRGEHEVGLRLLHVSNAGLKKPNPGDEFLLLRYAYRF; this is encoded by the coding sequence ATGATGAAGACAAGAAACCTCGCTCCCCTGGCCGCCGCGGCCATGCTTCTTCTCTCGACCCTGCCAGCCCACGCGCTGGACCTCACGCCCAGCGGCGTCGAGGTGATTGGCGGCCCCGGCCGGCAGGGCACGGCCCAGGCGGGCGCGGGCTTGCTGTGGGACTGGAGCTGGCGCTCGCAGCATGCTTTCCTCATCACCGGCCAGACGGAACTGATCCTGACCCAGTGGCGCTACGACGCGGTGAATGGCGGCAAGGACAGCCTGCAGCAGATCACGCTGCTGCCGATGTTCCGCTTCGTGCCGGAAGAAGGCCGCTCGCCCTTTTTCCTGGAACTGGGCATCGGCGCGACCTACCTCACCCAGCACTTCGAGACCCCGCACAAGGAGTTCGGCTCGCAGTGGAACTTCTATGACACGCTGGGCGGTGGCTACCGCTTCGGTACGCGCGGCGAACACGAGGTCGGCCTGCGCCTGCTCCACGTGTCCAACGCCGGCTTGAAGAAGCCCAACCCGGGCGACGAGTTCCTGCTGCTGCGCTACGCCTACCGGTTCTGA
- a CDS encoding SRPBCC family protein yields the protein MSSDVVVRVSHRYSAPAERVFDAWLTPGQAARFLFRTRTGNVMQCEITPEVGGGFTVTDRRPTSDGDESVFDVVHLGKYVEIDRPRRLVFDFSVLTFGSDDSTRVTVEVQPLGPMASELTISHNLGHGNHARQVEETTRKGWDSMLNTLERELFPRRIGVQL from the coding sequence ATGAGCTCCGATGTAGTAGTCCGCGTGTCCCATCGCTATAGCGCGCCAGCAGAGCGCGTGTTCGATGCTTGGCTCACGCCGGGGCAAGCCGCGCGCTTCCTGTTCCGCACCCGCACAGGCAACGTCATGCAGTGCGAAATCACGCCCGAAGTGGGCGGCGGTTTCACCGTCACCGACCGCCGTCCCACCAGCGACGGCGACGAAAGCGTGTTCGACGTGGTGCACCTGGGCAAGTATGTCGAGATCGACCGGCCGCGCCGCCTGGTGTTCGACTTCAGCGTGCTGACCTTCGGTTCGGACGACAGCACCCGCGTCACCGTCGAAGTGCAACCGCTCGGCCCGATGGCCAGCGAGCTCACCATCAGCCACAACCTGGGCCACGGCAACCACGCCAGGCAGGTCGAAGAGACCACGCGCAAAGGCTGGGATTCGATGCTGAACACGCTGGAGCGGGAACTGTTCCCAAGGCGCATCGGCGTCCAGCTCTGA
- a CDS encoding lysylphosphatidylglycerol synthase domain-containing protein, whose translation MIHRLLAHPWWPWIRRICFGGCIAFVLVLLARYARHVDWPKVVESMRELPPGVLATAVGFAVISHLVYSLLDLVGRHYTGHHLAARKVMQVSFTSYAFNLNLGSLVGGIGFRYRLYSRLGLRPGQITRIVTLSMVTNWLGYILLAGLVFSFAPLQLPPDWKIDSEGLQLVGVGLLAFEVVYLGLAAFAKKRCFKIRGYEVPIPTLKVAGAQLGVSCTHWLFMAAVPWALLQGQVDYPTVLSVLLLASIAGVMLHVPAGLGVTEAVFVALLSHRIPVHELIGALLAFRAVFYLMPLAAGALLYLKVEVRTRNKEAVA comes from the coding sequence TTGATCCATCGCCTGCTTGCCCATCCCTGGTGGCCGTGGATCCGGCGCATCTGCTTCGGCGGTTGCATCGCCTTCGTGCTGGTGCTGCTGGCCCGCTACGCGCGGCACGTGGACTGGCCCAAGGTCGTCGAGAGCATGCGCGAGCTGCCGCCCGGCGTGCTGGCCACGGCCGTCGGCTTCGCCGTCATCAGCCACCTCGTGTACAGCCTGCTGGACCTGGTGGGACGGCACTACACCGGCCACCACCTGGCTGCGCGCAAGGTGATGCAGGTCAGCTTCACCAGCTATGCGTTCAACCTGAACCTGGGTTCGCTGGTGGGCGGCATCGGCTTCCGCTATCGCCTCTATTCCAGGCTGGGCCTGCGGCCGGGGCAGATCACGCGCATCGTCACCCTCAGCATGGTGACCAACTGGCTGGGCTACATCCTGCTGGCCGGCCTGGTCTTCAGCTTCGCGCCACTGCAGTTGCCGCCGGACTGGAAGATCGACAGCGAAGGCCTGCAGCTGGTGGGCGTCGGCCTGCTGGCGTTCGAGGTGGTGTACCTGGGCCTCGCCGCCTTCGCGAAGAAGCGCTGCTTCAAGATCCGCGGCTATGAAGTGCCCATCCCGACCTTGAAGGTCGCCGGCGCGCAGCTGGGCGTGTCCTGCACGCACTGGTTGTTCATGGCGGCCGTGCCCTGGGCGCTGCTGCAGGGGCAGGTGGACTACCCCACGGTGCTGAGCGTGCTGCTGCTCGCGTCCATCGCCGGCGTGATGCTGCACGTGCCCGCCGGCCTGGGCGTGACCGAAGCGGTGTTCGTCGCGCTGCTGTCGCATCGCATCCCGGTGCACGAGCTGATTGGCGCGCTGCTGGCCTTCCGCGCGGTCTTCTATCTGATGCCCTTGGCCGCAGGTGCGCTGCTGTACCTGAAGGTCGAGGTCCGCACCCGCAACAAAGAAGCTGTCGCGTGA
- a CDS encoding DUF4130 domain-containing protein codes for MNWQDEGSAMDVKLTGQTDLAGFRDEARQLLAHQVPPEDVSWVLDLQAAGGYCNGESTQPNRPRNVARAATAIVPASFTRLCEFVVLHRDGDRFALLYRLLWRLVHEPGLRNDASDTDMMQAQHMAHAVRRDIHKLKAHMRLRTMHDAQGREWQVGCHEPAHHVMEAVGPWFCKRLEAPRWALFTPDRSVRCDEGDLLYGPGVPAARMPAFDGPEEAWRECHERVFAGHDG; via the coding sequence ATGAACTGGCAGGACGAAGGCTCAGCCATGGATGTGAAGTTGACTGGGCAGACCGATCTGGCGGGCTTCCGCGACGAGGCGCGGCAGCTTCTGGCGCACCAGGTGCCGCCGGAAGATGTGTCCTGGGTGCTCGACCTGCAGGCAGCGGGCGGGTACTGCAACGGTGAGTCCACGCAACCCAACCGCCCCCGCAATGTCGCGCGCGCAGCAACGGCGATCGTGCCGGCGTCCTTTACGCGCCTGTGCGAGTTCGTGGTGCTGCATCGCGACGGCGACCGCTTCGCCCTGCTCTATCGGCTGCTGTGGCGCCTGGTGCATGAACCCGGGCTGCGCAACGACGCTTCCGACACCGACATGATGCAGGCCCAGCACATGGCGCATGCGGTGCGGCGCGACATCCACAAGCTGAAGGCCCATATGCGCCTGCGCACCATGCACGATGCGCAGGGACGCGAATGGCAGGTGGGTTGCCACGAGCCGGCCCACCACGTGATGGAAGCCGTGGGGCCGTGGTTCTGCAAGCGGCTGGAGGCTCCGCGCTGGGCACTGTTCACGCCGGATCGCAGCGTGCGCTGCGATGAAGGGGACCTGCTCTATGGGCCCGGGGTGCCGGCGGCGCGGATGCCGGCCTTCGATGGGCCGGAGGAAGCCTGGCGGGAGTGCCACGAGCGCGTGTTCGCGGGCCATGACGGTTGA
- a CDS encoding PCC domain-containing protein, with protein MELRVHVLRLQPGDDLRVALAAVLQEQGEKAACIVSGIGSFSQAMLRYAGEEQGTHLAGPLELLSLAGTLSLGGPHLHASVSDAQGQVHGGHVMQGCIVRTTAEIVLGLLPGWAFGRQLDPATGYPELVARRAG; from the coding sequence GTGGAACTCCGGGTTCACGTGTTGCGCCTGCAGCCAGGAGATGACCTGCGGGTCGCGTTGGCCGCGGTGCTGCAGGAGCAGGGGGAGAAGGCGGCCTGCATCGTCTCCGGCATCGGCAGCTTTTCGCAGGCGATGCTGCGCTACGCGGGGGAGGAGCAGGGCACGCACCTGGCAGGGCCGCTGGAGCTGCTGTCGCTCGCTGGAACCTTGAGCCTGGGTGGACCGCATTTGCATGCGAGCGTCAGCGATGCGCAAGGGCAGGTGCACGGTGGTCACGTGATGCAGGGCTGCATCGTGCGGACCACGGCGGAGATCGTGCTGGGCTTGCTGCCTGGCTGGGCGTTCGGCCGCCAGCTGGATCCGGCGACCGGGTATCCGGAACTGGTGGCGAGAAGGGCGGGCTGA
- a CDS encoding endonuclease/exonuclease/phosphatase family protein has translation MSETVPTTPQLTVMTVNIHKGFTSFNRKFILPELRDAVRKVGADIVFMQEVLGAHEEHGKKIEDWPDAPHYEFLADSIWPQHAYGRNMVYPKGHHGNAIMSKFPIVDYQNHDVSIIGPEKRGLLHCRLKVDGHPQDVHVICVHLGLAESHRQQQLGLLCEISHSEVPQDAPLIVAGDFNDWRRRANDILWKEAGLREIFVSAYGEPAKTFPSIFPLLSLDRIYVRNCSVHLPVVLPRRPWAHLSDHAPLAAEIHL, from the coding sequence ATGAGCGAGACCGTGCCCACGACCCCGCAGCTGACCGTCATGACCGTCAACATCCACAAGGGGTTCACGTCCTTCAACCGCAAGTTCATCCTGCCCGAGCTGCGCGACGCGGTCCGGAAAGTCGGGGCGGACATCGTCTTCATGCAGGAGGTGCTGGGCGCACACGAGGAGCACGGCAAGAAGATCGAGGACTGGCCGGACGCGCCCCACTACGAGTTCCTGGCCGACAGCATCTGGCCGCAGCACGCCTACGGCCGCAACATGGTCTACCCGAAGGGCCACCACGGGAACGCGATCATGTCGAAGTTCCCGATCGTCGACTACCAGAACCACGACGTCTCCATCATCGGCCCGGAAAAGCGCGGCCTGCTGCACTGCCGGCTCAAGGTCGACGGCCATCCGCAGGACGTGCATGTGATCTGCGTGCACCTGGGCCTGGCCGAATCGCACCGGCAGCAGCAGCTGGGGCTGCTGTGCGAGATCTCGCACAGCGAGGTTCCGCAGGACGCGCCGCTGATCGTGGCGGGCGACTTCAACGACTGGCGCCGCCGCGCCAACGACATCCTGTGGAAGGAAGCCGGGCTGCGCGAGATCTTCGTCAGCGCCTACGGCGAGCCGGCCAAGACCTTCCCTTCCATCTTCCCGCTGCTGTCGCTGGACCGCATCTACGTGCGCAACTGCTCGGTGCACCTGCCCGTGGTGCTGCCGCGCCGGCCCTGGGCGCACCTGTCCGACCACGCGCCGCTCGCGGCCGAAATCCACCTGTAG
- a CDS encoding heavy-metal-associated domain-containing protein — protein MNQTFQVQGMSCGHCANAVTQAVKAVDPQAQVKVDLASGKVEVASQQDHAAIARAIEEEGYKVAA, from the coding sequence ATGAACCAGACCTTCCAGGTGCAAGGCATGAGCTGCGGCCATTGCGCCAACGCCGTCACCCAGGCCGTGAAAGCCGTCGACCCGCAAGCCCAGGTGAAGGTGGACCTGGCGAGCGGCAAGGTGGAAGTGGCTTCGCAACAGGACCACGCCGCGATCGCCCGCGCCATCGAGGAAGAAGGCTACAAGGTCGCGGCATGA